ACGTCCGGGTGGTGCTCCTGTGCCTCGACCTGACCGACGCGCACGCGCCGGTACGGATTGCTCTGGAAGCCGTCGAGCACCGAGCCGTAGACGTTGATCTGGCCGACGACCGTCGGCGTGAAGTTTTGGGTGACCGACGCCTGCAGCGTGTCGATGGTCAGATCGCGCCAGACCGTGCCGGCGCCCGGGGTGCCGTCGTTCGCGATCGCCGGGCTGTCTTCGCCGAACAGGCCGCGCTTTTTGCACGTCTCGATCGACAGCGGACGATTTTCGAGCGCGCCGTTGGCGTCGGAGTTGTCCCGATCGCACACCTCGTCGAACGAGTGGCTGTACGACAGCGACAGCTGGGTGTTTTTGCCGGGCAGGAACACGGTCGCGCTCGCCCCGACCGACAGATTGACGTAGTCGCGCTCGACGCCGACGTCCGACGACAGGGCGAGCGACGCGGACCGGCCGGTGAACGACAGCGCGGCCGACCCGGCGTGGCGCGTGTCCGAGAATTCGGTGGCCGACGACACCGCGTCGACGGTGAACACCGCGGGTGTCGCTCCGCTCACGACGTCGGCGGTATAGCCGAGGTGAATGCCGACGACCGCTCCGAGGTCGAAGCCCACCCCGAACGACGGGTGGATCACGGTGAGGCCCTTGCCGCCCTGGCGCGGCTCCTGAAACCAGGTCGTCGCCGCCTCGATCGAGTCGTCGGCGCGCGCGGCCGCCGCGACCGCCGCGACCGCCACGCACGCGGCGACTGCCGTCGTGCGGCAGGCAGTCAGTTGCAGCCGCATCCGCCTCCCTGTGCACCGCGGCCGCCGGCCGCGGCTTCGCGATTGGTGAGCACGTGCTCGTCGGCGGCGGTCTCGGCGGCGTCCTCGTCGAACTGCATCGCGCGGTCGGCCAGGTGCTCCTTCTCCGAGGGGCGCACCGCGTAGCGGCCGCAGCCGGCCGCCGCCGCGGCGACCAGGCCCGCGAGCGCCGCCGCTTTCGTTCGGTCAGAAAAAGATCGCCAGCCCACCGCTGTACTCCTGGGAGTTGGTTGATCGGTCGGGGTCGAACACGGTCCAGTTGCGGAAGTCCGCGCGCACCGTGATCTGCTTTTTGAAGGTCAACTCGAAGCCGCCACCCGCGCACAGCGCGAACTGCGAGCCTTCCTCGCCGACGGGGGCGTCCGCCTTGTTGCGCACCGTTGCGCCTCCGAAGCACGCGTGGACGTTGGGACCGAGGGCGGAGCCGGGCCACAGGCGAAACGTCCAGCCGGCCCCGTACAAAAATACGTCCTGCTGCGCACGGGGGCTGAGCCCCGCGAACGCCTCGATCGCCCAGTGCTCGTCCACCAGCCACGCCGGCCGCAGGGCGAACACCCCCTCGTCGCCGAGTGCGCCGGCCGAAAACGACAGTTCGACGTCGGCGGTCGGCACGGGCGACGGGGCGAACAGCGCCCGCCGGGTCGCGCGCCACGCGCGCACCAGGGCGCCCGCGTCGTCGTCCTCGACGACCTCGAACGGGAAGACGAGTTCCCCGTAGATCCACCCGGTCGTCCCGTCCTCGAGTTCGACCTTGAACCAATAGCCGTCGGTGGCGCGCTTGACCACGGCGAACACGTCCCCGCGCTCGGCCGTGTACAGGCGCCGGAACGACGTCGCCGGCCCCGAGTAGACCGGCGCGCGCGACGTGATGACGCGGACGTAGGAGTCGGCGGCGGCTCGGCCGGGTGCCGCGCACAGCGCGGTGGCGATCGCGCAAGCCGCGGTGGCGATGCGGGCGGTCAACATCCGTCGGGGAACCACGCGCAGAAGATCTCCTCGGCCATGGAGCCGGGCTCGATCAGGTCGCCGCCGCCATGCGGGTCCACGCCGGCCAGCGGCTTGGTGAGAAACGGACTGGCGCCGGGCGTGCCGCAGTTGAGGAACCGGGTCACCACGTCGTAGTTTTGTTGCAAGTCCCCGGGCGACGGCGGGTCGTTGACGATCAGGCGCAGCGCGGACCGCCCGCTGGCCCGCTCGTGGCACCCGCCGGCGGCGACGCAGTTGTACGGCGCATCGGGCGCGGCGATCAGGTTGGGCCACAACTCGGTGTCGAAGTAGGCGCGGTCCGGCCGGCACAGCGCCGGCGCGGGCGGCTCCTGGCCGAGGTCCACGGTCGGGCAACCGGCCGCGAACGCGGCGGCCCACGCGGCTGCGACGCGGATCGCCCAGCCGCGCAGCCGCGCGGGTGCAATGCGGGCTCGTCCCCCCGTGGGACCCCAGTAAACTGGCTGCCAGGACATGCGAGCGGCCCGAAGCATCCTACACCCCCTCGACACGACTTGTCATGTTCGGGCAAGGTGAGATCTCCGTGAGCAGGCAGGACAGCGCGTTCGACCGGGCCAAGACCCAGCCCGCGGACCATTTCGCGGTGCGCGGCGTGCGCAGTCCGCTCGTGGGCCGCGACGCCGAACTCGCGGCGATGCGCGACGCGCTCGCGACCGCAGTCGACTTCCAGGCGCCGCAGATCGTGACGGTGATCGGCAACCAGGGCACCGGCAAGACGCGCCTCGTCGCGGAGCTGATCGAGCGCCACGTTGCGCCGCCGGTGCGCGTGTTCTGCGGCCGCAGCTCGCAAAACGGCCCGAAACACGAGGCGCTCGCGACGTATTTGCGCGATCGGTTCGCCATCAAGGAATCGGATCCGCGCGAGCGCCAAATGGCGGTGTTCCGCCGCGAGGTCGAAGCGGTGTTCGGCGATGCGCGCATCGGCGAGGTGCTGCACTTCCTCGGCGGGTTCCTCGACCTGCACTTCCCCGACTCGCCGTTTTTGCGGGTGCTCAAGGACAACCCGGAGCAGCACGCCGAGATCGCGCGGACGGTGCTGCGCCGTTTCATCGAGATGGACGCGGCGCGCAGCCCGCTGGTGATGGTGTTCGACGACCTGCAGTGGGCCGACGACGACACGCTGCGGCTATTGCGCGAGGTCGCCGCCGGGCTCGGCGGCTCGGCGGTCGTGCTGATCGCCTGCACTCGGCCCGACATGCTGATTCGCTGCCCGCAGTGGGCCGACGCGGGGACCGACCATCTGCGCATCGAGCTGCGCAATCTGCCGGACGACGCCGCCGAGGACATGTTTCGAAAACTGCTGGCCCGGTGCGGCGACGTGCCGGAGGACATCGTCGAGGACGCGGTCGAGATGACCGGCGGCAACCCATACTTCCTCGAGGAACTGGTCCGCTTGTTCCTCGCGAACGGCACGATCGACGCCACCGGCGAGCGGTGGGCGCTCGACCCGGACAAGGCCGCGGCGACCGAACTGCCCATCTCGATCGAGGAGGCGATCGAGGCGCGGATCGCCGCGCTGGAGGCCGCCGAGCGCGACGTGCTCGAAAAGGGCGCGGTATTCGGCCACGTGTTCTGGACCGGCGCGATCGTCGCGATGCAGCGGATCGAGGCACACGAGCGCGAGCGGGCGGCGCGCGCGGACAGCGCGCCGGTGCCGCCGCGGCCGAACTTGTCGTACGAGTGGACCGCCGAGTCGGAGCCGATCCGCTACCAGGTCGAACGCATCATCGACGACCTGGTCGAGCGCGACTACCTGCTGCGCCTCGAGCCGGAGGACTCCACGATCGCCGGCGACGTCGAGCTCGTGTTCAAGCACAACCTCGAGCGCGAGCTGGTCGCCAAGAGCACCGAGCCCAGCCGCCGCGCCCGCTACCACCGCGTCGCCGGCCAGTGGCTGGAGGCACGCCTGTCCGACCGCTCCGAGGAGCAGCTCGAGTTCCTCGCGCAACTGTACGAGCGCGGAGGCGACCGGCGCCGCGCGGCGCGCTGTTACCTCGCCGGCGGCGACAAGGCGCGGGCGCGCTACGCGAATGCACAGGCGGTCGAGCTGTACACGCGGGGCCTGGCGATGCTCGAGGACGACGACGCGCTCGCGCGCCTCGAGGCGCTGCACAACCTCGGGGACGTCCTCGATCTGGTCGGCCGGACGGACGAGGCGCTCGCGCGGTTCTCGGAGATGCTTCAGGCGGCGTGGCTGTTCGACAACCAGGCCAAGGCCGGCGCCGCCCACGGCCGACTCGGCCGCATCTACCGGCGCCGGGGCGAGTACGACCGCGCGATGGATCACCTGCGCGAGGCGCACCGCCTGTTCGAGCGCGCGCGCGACCAGCGCGGCGTCGCGGGTGCACTCGACGACATCGGCCGCGTCCATTGGCTGCGCGGCCAATACGCCCAGGCGCTCAACTACTATCGCCAGGCGCTCGCGATTCGCCGGGCGCTCGGCGACCGCCGGTCGATCGCGCTGTCGCTAGCGAACATCGGCCGGGTACACCGCGACTCGGGGGCGTTCAAGGCGGCGGTCGAGCAATTCCGCGAGGCGCTCGACCTGCGGCGCGACGCCGGCGACATGCAGGGGGTCGTGCAGTCGCTCGTCGACCTGGGCGGTGTCCACGCCGACGACGACAACTTCGAGATGGCGCTCGACCTGTTGCGCGAAGGGCTGACCATCGCCGTGGACATCGGCGACAAGCTGGCGGAGGCGCAGGTGCTGTCGCTGCTGGCCGAGTGCGAGGGCAACGTTGGCCACGTCGACGACGCGCTGGCCCACCTGGCCCGCGCGCTCGAGTTGGCGCGCGCGCTCAGCGACCGCGCCACGCTGGCCGAATCGCACCGGCGGCTGGCGGCCATTCACCTGGCCGCGGGCGACGCCGCCAAGGCGCGCGACGAGGCGGACCGAGCCCTGCGGCTGGGCGAGTCGATCGGCTCGGCCGTGCACGTCGGCACGGCTCACCGGGTGCTGGGGGCCGTGCTCGCCGCCGGGCCGTTGCCGCCGGCGGACCGGGCGGCGACCGAGGAACACTTCCGTAAGGCGGTCGACATCCTCGGCGAACTCAACAACGCGATCGAACTCGCGCGCTGCTATCGCGCGTACGCCGCGTTTCGCGAGCGGTGCGGCGACGCCGCATCGGCGGCCGAACTGCGCCGCCGCGCCGACGAGATCTTCGGCCGGTTGCGCGGCGCCGCCGCGGTGGAGTAGGGCGTGGCGCCGCCGTCGAGCGCACAGGCCGCCGCGCGCCGGCCGGGCACAGGTCGCCGTCGGGCCGCCATGCCGCACCGCGCGGGCCGTCCCGATGCGGAGGCGGTGTGACCGGCGACCCGCGCATCGATCTCCCGGTGGCCCGGCCCGCGCGCACCGTGTGCCGCGTTTTGCGCGGCGCCGGCCACGAGGCGTACGTCGTCGGCGGCGCGGTCCGCGATGCGCTGCTCGGCCGCCCGGTGGCCGAATGGGACGTGACGACCGGCGCGCTGCCCGACGAGGTGATGGCGCTGTTTCGCCGGACGATCCCGACCGGCGTCGACCACGGCACGGTGACGGTGGTCATCGGCGGCACGCCGATCGAGGTGACCACGTACCGTGGCGAGGGAACCTATTCCGATGCGCGCCGCCCGGACGAGGTGCACTTCGGCGTGCCGCTGCGAGAGGACCTGGCGCGGCGGGATTTCACGATCAACGCGATCGCGTACGACCCGGACAGCGGTCGCCTCGTCGACCCGTTCGACGGGCGCGGCGACTTGGAGCGGCGCGTGTTGCGGGCGGTCGGGGATCCGCGCGAGCGGTTTCGCGAGGACGGCCTGCGCGTGATGCGCGCAGTCAGGTTTGTGGCGGCGCTCGGCTTCGATGTCGATCCCGCGACCGAGGCGGCGATCCCCGGCGCGCTGCCGTCGTTGCGCAAGGTGTCGGCCGAGCGCGTGCGCGTCGAGCTGTTCAAGTTGCTCGCGGCGCCGCATGCGGCACGCGGGCTCGCCGTCGCGGAGCGCACCGGCGTGCTCGACGCGATCCTGCCCGAGCGCAGCGAGCCGATCGCCGTCGTCGACGCGCTGCCGCCGGACGCGCCGCTGCGGTTTGCCGCGCTGATCGCGGGCGCCGACGCGCGCACGGCGGGACGCGTCGCCCGCCGCCTGCGGCTGTCGAACGAGGACCGCCGCCGCGTCGAGCGCGCGATCGAACACGGCCGCGCGGCCTACGGACCGGGCTGGACCGACGCCGACGTTCGCCGGTTCGTCGCGCGCGCCGGCCGGGCGCACGCGATGGACGCCGCACTGGTGGCGCGCGCCGTGCACGGCGCCGCGGACCTGCCCGATCGCGTGCGCGCGGTGCTCGACCGCGGCGAGCCGGTGGCCGTCGGCGACCTGGCGATCACCGGCGCGGACGTGATGCGCATTCTGGGCGTGCCGCCGGGGCCCGAGGTCGGCCGGGCGCTCGACCGCCTGCTGGACGCGGTGCTCGAGGATCCGTCGCAGAACACCCCCGACGCGCTCGCGGCGCGGCTGGCCGCCGGGGAGTGACCGGCGGTCATCGGGGCGACCGCCGCGACAGCGACGCGCGCGCGTCGACCACGACGGCTCCCTCGCCGCGCGGGGCGACGATGACGCGGGCGAGATCGAGCCGGTCGAACGCGTCGTCGTGCACGGCGACCATGTGCGACGCGCGGACGAGCAACTCGGCGAGCGCGTCGCGGTCCGGCTCGGCGTCGCCGGCGCGGGTCGCCTCGACCGCGCGCACGAGCTCGGCGGCGTCGACCGCGCGCAACGGTGCCGGCGCGGCGACTGGCGGTGCGCCGGCTACGTGGACCACCGCCGTCCACCCGAGCGCGTCGTCGCGGACGATCTGCGCGCGCACCTCCCGGCCCGCAGGTGGCGTTTCGCGGACGATGACCGGCGACCCCTCGGGCAGACCGGCCTCGCGCGTCACGGTGACGAACGCGCGCCGCACGTCGGGCGCGTTCCACAAATCCACCTCCACGGGGCAGCCGTCCGGTTCGGGCGGCGCGTCGGCGCTCCACGGCTTGACCTGGACCGGAAACCCCGCGCGTTTCGCCAGCCGAGTCGCCGCCGACGGGGTCGCCGCGACCGCCTGGCGGGTGACGGGCACGCCCCAGGCGCGCAACATGACCTTGGTCTCGTGGTCGCCGGCGCGGCCGACGAGCTGGCGCAGCTGGCGGTCGAATCGCTCGTCGTCCACATCGAGCGGTACGTCGGCGTCGCCGGGGGCAGCCGGGCCGAGCCCAGCGGCGATGCGCTGCGCGCAGCGGCCGGCCAACGTCGCCGCCGCGATCGCGGCGCGCAGGCCGACGAGCGCGACCGCGCTGCCGGCGACGAGCGCCTCGGCGCGGCCGACGACCGGCACGACCAGCGCGTTGCCGACGCGGGTCGGCGCGCGTCCGGCGAGTTCGGCGCGGTCGACGAGCGCTACGTCGGCAGGGCCGGCGCCGGCGGCGTCGCGGTACAGCGGCGCCGCGCGGTCGCCCGCCGCGGTCGGCTCGGAGGCCAACGCCGTCGCCGACAGCGCCAGCCACGTGCCGGGCGGCGCGACGACGGCGACGCGCGGGCCAGGCGGCAACCCGTACGCCGACAGCAGGGCGAGCAGCTCCAGCCACGTGTCGGGATCGGCACAGACGACGGCGCCGTGCGCGCGCAGGTGCGCGAGCGCGGCGGCTCGGCGCGCGGCGGCGTCACCGCCGGCGCGCTCGTAGGCGGCGAGCACGGCGACGGGGTGGCCGCCTGCGGCGGCGCGCGCACAGGCGGGCGCGAGGACGGCCGCGTCGTCGGGGGTCGGCGGCGTAGTCGGTGCATAGGCAACCGGCCCGGCGCCTTCGGCGACCGCGTCGGCGACCGTGGCCGACACGAACGTCCGGATGCCGCGCACCTCGAGCACGCGCGCGACCTGGGCCGCGAGGCCGTCGGCGTCGGTGACCACGTGGACCCGCGGCCCGGTGACCTGGCGCGCCTTCGTTACCACGCGCGTCCTCCTGCGTCGGCGAACAGGTGGTCGTCGCGCAGGCGCTCGAACAACGCCCGGCCGTCGGGTAACAGGACCGGCTGGCGCGGCATGCGCGCCGGACGAGTGGCGCCCGCCAGCGACCTGCGGTACCGGAGCTCGGCCGCCGACAGGCCGACCGCTTCGAGGTCGAACTCTTCGATCGACG
This genomic stretch from Deltaproteobacteria bacterium harbors:
- a CDS encoding DUF3570 domain-containing protein; amino-acid sequence: MRLQLTACRTTAVAACVAVAAVAAAARADDSIEAATTWFQEPRQGGKGLTVIHPSFGVGFDLGAVVGIHLGYTADVVSGATPAVFTVDAVSSATEFSDTRHAGSAALSFTGRSASLALSSDVGVERDYVNLSVGASATVFLPGKNTQLSLSYSHSFDEVCDRDNSDANGALENRPLSIETCKKRGLFGEDSPAIANDGTPGAGTVWRDLTIDTLQASVTQNFTPTVVGQINVYGSVLDGFQSNPYRRVRVGQVEAQEHHPDVRGRLAVLARANKYVVGARGVVGASVRGYADTWGVEAASAEMSYSQYVGSSLLVRLRGRFYQQTQAKFFKDAFFYQTEGPAGAYFTGDRELAPLRNVLAGAKLSYIAADDAGGEVWGVFDEVMFNLKADVLFYKELPAESPSENPTGIARQYATSTGLIDALVLQLGLRLRY
- a CDS encoding CCA tRNA nucleotidyltransferase; the protein is MLSRVRRVSRAVRRRRIGGRTAPPRRRDLRPVARRRRGGVGRGAAVERTGRRAPAGHRSPSGRHAAPRGPSRCGGGVTGDPRIDLPVARPARTVCRVLRGAGHEAYVVGGAVRDALLGRPVAEWDVTTGALPDEVMALFRRTIPTGVDHGTVTVVIGGTPIEVTTYRGEGTYSDARRPDEVHFGVPLREDLARRDFTINAIAYDPDSGRLVDPFDGRGDLERRVLRAVGDPRERFREDGLRVMRAVRFVAALGFDVDPATEAAIPGALPSLRKVSAERVRVELFKLLAAPHAARGLAVAERTGVLDAILPERSEPIAVVDALPPDAPLRFAALIAGADARTAGRVARRLRLSNEDRRRVERAIEHGRAAYGPGWTDADVRRFVARAGRAHAMDAALVARAVHGAADLPDRVRAVLDRGEPVAVGDLAITGADVMRILGVPPGPEVGRALDRLLDAVLEDPSQNTPDALAARLAAGE
- a CDS encoding tetratricopeptide repeat protein, which produces MFGQGEISVSRQDSAFDRAKTQPADHFAVRGVRSPLVGRDAELAAMRDALATAVDFQAPQIVTVIGNQGTGKTRLVAELIERHVAPPVRVFCGRSSQNGPKHEALATYLRDRFAIKESDPRERQMAVFRREVEAVFGDARIGEVLHFLGGFLDLHFPDSPFLRVLKDNPEQHAEIARTVLRRFIEMDAARSPLVMVFDDLQWADDDTLRLLREVAAGLGGSAVVLIACTRPDMLIRCPQWADAGTDHLRIELRNLPDDAAEDMFRKLLARCGDVPEDIVEDAVEMTGGNPYFLEELVRLFLANGTIDATGERWALDPDKAAATELPISIEEAIEARIAALEAAERDVLEKGAVFGHVFWTGAIVAMQRIEAHERERAARADSAPVPPRPNLSYEWTAESEPIRYQVERIIDDLVERDYLLRLEPEDSTIAGDVELVFKHNLERELVAKSTEPSRRARYHRVAGQWLEARLSDRSEEQLEFLAQLYERGGDRRRAARCYLAGGDKARARYANAQAVELYTRGLAMLEDDDALARLEALHNLGDVLDLVGRTDEALARFSEMLQAAWLFDNQAKAGAAHGRLGRIYRRRGEYDRAMDHLREAHRLFERARDQRGVAGALDDIGRVHWLRGQYAQALNYYRQALAIRRALGDRRSIALSLANIGRVHRDSGAFKAAVEQFREALDLRRDAGDMQGVVQSLVDLGGVHADDDNFEMALDLLREGLTIAVDIGDKLAEAQVLSLLAECEGNVGHVDDALAHLARALELARALSDRATLAESHRRLAAIHLAAGDAAKARDEADRALRLGESIGSAVHVGTAHRVLGAVLAAGPLPPADRAATEEHFRKAVDILGELNNAIELARCYRAYAAFRERCGDAASAAELRRRADEIFGRLRGAAAVE
- a CDS encoding DUF4266 domain-containing protein → MGWRSFSDRTKAAALAGLVAAAAAGCGRYAVRPSEKEHLADRAMQFDEDAAETAADEHVLTNREAAAGGRGAQGGGCGCN